The following proteins are co-located in the Aggregatibacter aphrophilus ATCC 33389 genome:
- a CDS encoding ABC transporter permease/substrate-binding protein yields MFSSLNVTLTELWQMLLTHLWLSGLALLAAVAIAVPAAVLFARRQWAAEAVLQFTNILQTIPSLALLGLLIPFVGIGSPPVLIALTLYALLPIFQNTYLGLTQIDQSIQDAYTAFGLSRWQSLWRIELPMALPAMISGIRTAAVLIVGTATLAALIGAGGLGNLILLGIDRNNMTMTFTGALLSALLAVGVSGIIGLLQKSRRKLPIILALAVGFGALGLSQISFTPATKNVVIAGKMGSEPDILINMYKLLIERENPNIKVTVKPNFGKTTFLFNALNSGEIDIYPEFTGTVLEALVQVPTEQKNHHLSPDETYQRGKQLLAEQYQLGFLPPMSYQNTYALAVKESYGAAHQLNAISDLKQAAPDIRAGFSLEFTDRADGYKGMQAAGITLKHIVSLEPALRYTALLNDKIDLVEAFSTDAELKQYQLRLLKDDISLFPAYQGAPLMKVEFAEKNPQIVTALNRLAGKISEEEMSEMNYRVKVQGESAENVARDYLEKNGLLGK; encoded by the coding sequence ATGTTCTCATCCCTAAACGTTACCCTAACAGAACTCTGGCAAATGCTGCTTACGCATTTATGGCTTTCCGGACTGGCTTTGCTCGCGGCAGTGGCAATTGCAGTGCCTGCCGCCGTGTTGTTTGCGCGCAGACAGTGGGCAGCGGAAGCGGTATTGCAGTTCACCAATATATTGCAAACCATTCCGTCTTTGGCGCTGCTGGGTTTGCTGATTCCGTTTGTCGGCATTGGTTCGCCGCCCGTCTTGATTGCGCTCACGCTATACGCGCTGTTGCCGATTTTTCAAAATACCTATTTGGGGCTGACCCAAATCGACCAATCGATTCAAGATGCGTACACCGCATTCGGGCTATCGCGTTGGCAATCATTGTGGCGGATTGAACTGCCGATGGCACTGCCTGCCATGATTTCGGGCATCCGCACAGCGGCAGTGCTGATTGTTGGCACGGCAACACTGGCGGCGTTAATCGGTGCAGGCGGTTTGGGCAACCTGATTTTGCTCGGTATCGACCGAAACAACATGACGATGACGTTTACCGGCGCATTGCTCTCCGCGCTGCTGGCGGTCGGCGTGAGCGGCATCATTGGCCTGTTGCAAAAATCGCGGCGCAAGCTGCCGATTATTCTTGCATTGGCTGTGGGCTTTGGCGCACTCGGCCTGTCGCAGATTTCATTTACGCCTGCCACAAAAAACGTAGTGATTGCCGGCAAAATGGGCAGCGAGCCTGATATTCTGATTAACATGTATAAGTTATTGATTGAACGTGAAAATCCGAATATCAAGGTTACAGTCAAACCTAATTTCGGCAAAACCACTTTCCTGTTTAACGCACTGAATAGTGGTGAAATCGACATTTACCCTGAATTCACCGGCACCGTGCTAGAAGCCTTAGTACAAGTGCCAACTGAACAGAAAAACCACCATCTGTCGCCAGATGAAACCTATCAACGGGGCAAACAATTATTGGCGGAACAATATCAGCTGGGGTTTCTACCACCGATGTCTTATCAGAACACTTACGCGTTGGCGGTCAAAGAAAGTTACGGCGCGGCGCACCAACTGAATGCTATCAGCGACTTGAAGCAGGCTGCGCCCGATATTCGGGCAGGTTTCTCACTGGAGTTTACCGACCGGGCGGACGGCTACAAAGGCATGCAGGCTGCCGGTATTACGCTAAAACATATTGTTAGCCTAGAGCCCGCCCTGCGCTATACAGCGCTGCTGAATGACAAAATCGACCTAGTGGAAGCCTTTTCTACCGATGCTGAGTTGAAACAATATCAATTGCGCCTACTGAAAGATGATATTTCCCTGTTCCCCGCCTATCAAGGCGCACCATTGATGAAAGTGGAATTTGCCGAAAAAAATCCTCAAATTGTGACCGCACTTAACCGACTGGCGGGAAAAATTAGCGAAGAAGAAATGAGCGAGATGAACTACCGCGTAAAAGTGCAAGGTGAAAGCGCGGAAAACGTGGCTCGGGATTATTTAGAGAAAAATGGGTTGTTAGGAAAGTGA
- a CDS encoding ABC transporter ATP-binding protein, with protein MQNNLVPFIEFRGAGKQYDGKYAVRDLDLTIYQGEFFVLVGGSGSGKSTTLRMINALIEPTDGNVYLHGKRIKDYDIRQLRHQIGYVLQQIALFPTMTVAENIELMPDVLGWPKAERKTRVNELLELVELDPAHYRDRYPHELSGGEQQRIGILRAIAAKPQVLLMDEPFSALDPLVRTVLQDQIAMIHQKFGTTIVFVTHDMQEAAKLACRIGVMHNGKLVQIGTPEEIKKQPANDYVQSLFSTADAPDAERIINQFLRLDKQGQEAVRRTVL; from the coding sequence ATGCAAAATAATCTTGTTCCCTTTATCGAATTTCGTGGCGCAGGCAAGCAATATGATGGCAAATATGCTGTGCGCGATTTGGACTTGACCATTTATCAGGGTGAATTTTTCGTGTTGGTGGGCGGTTCGGGTAGCGGAAAATCCACCACTTTACGCATGATTAACGCGCTAATTGAACCGACCGATGGCAACGTTTATCTGCACGGCAAACGCATTAAAGACTACGACATCCGCCAGCTCCGCCACCAAATCGGTTACGTATTGCAGCAAATCGCCCTGTTCCCCACTATGACTGTGGCGGAAAACATCGAACTCATGCCAGACGTACTGGGGTGGCCGAAAGCCGAACGCAAAACGCGTGTGAATGAATTATTGGAGTTGGTGGAACTTGACCCTGCGCACTACCGCGACCGCTATCCGCATGAACTTTCCGGCGGTGAACAGCAGCGCATCGGCATTTTGCGCGCCATTGCCGCCAAACCCCAAGTACTGCTGATGGACGAACCGTTTTCCGCGCTCGACCCGCTGGTGCGCACCGTGCTGCAAGACCAAATTGCCATGATTCACCAAAAATTTGGCACCACTATCGTTTTCGTTACCCACGATATGCAGGAAGCCGCCAAACTTGCATGCCGTATCGGTGTAATGCATAACGGCAAACTGGTACAAATCGGCACACCGGAAGAAATCAAAAAGCAGCCGGCAAATGATTATGTGCAATCGCTGTTTTCCACCGCCGACGCACCCGATGCCGAACGCATCATCAACCAATTCTTACGGTTGGATAAACAGGGGCAGGAAGCTGTGAGAAGGACAGTGTTATGA
- a CDS encoding SDR family oxidoreductase — MNIAITGSSGNIGGMVARHLSTRGLPLILPLRNPAKAPDLPNCEARRFAYGDLELAKQALNGVDVLFMVAAAESPTREQEHLTLVQAASEAGVKHMVYLSFAQAALDSTFTLARTHAVTENAIRQTNMRYTLLRDNFYSEMMATIANADGIIAGPANDGRVACVSQRDVAQAAANVIADIACGNHRHDNQTYTLTGFQSLSFAEIAAVLTEITGKPHHYHNETLEEAFASRKAAYPDTPDWQIEAWVSTYTAIAKGELAAISDDLPQLLGHAPLNFEDVVKAQYAK; from the coding sequence ATGAACATCGCCATCACCGGTTCCAGCGGTAACATCGGCGGCATGGTCGCCCGACACCTCAGCACACGCGGCCTGCCGCTTATTCTGCCGCTGCGCAACCCCGCCAAAGCTCCCGATCTGCCGAACTGCGAGGCGCGGCGGTTTGCCTATGGCGATTTGGAGCTTGCTAAGCAGGCGTTAAATGGGGTGGACGTGCTGTTTATGGTGGCCGCCGCCGAAAGCCCGACGCGCGAACAAGAGCATTTGACTTTGGTGCAGGCTGCTTCGGAAGCGGGTGTGAAACACATGGTCTATCTCTCTTTTGCACAGGCGGCGTTGGACAGCACCTTCACGCTGGCGCGCACTCATGCGGTTACTGAAAATGCAATCCGGCAAACGAATATGCGTTACACCTTGCTGCGCGACAATTTTTACAGCGAGATGATGGCAACGATTGCCAACGCAGACGGCATCATCGCAGGCCCAGCCAACGACGGACGCGTTGCTTGCGTTTCGCAGCGCGATGTCGCCCAAGCGGCAGCAAACGTCATTGCCGACATCGCATGCGGCAACCACCGCCACGACAATCAGACCTACACGTTGACAGGTTTCCAATCATTAAGTTTTGCTGAAATAGCTGCCGTCTTAACCGAAATCACCGGCAAACCGCACCACTACCACAATGAAACCCTAGAAGAAGCCTTCGCCAGCCGCAAAGCCGCGTACCCTGACACGCCCGATTGGCAGATTGAAGCCTGGGTTTCCACCTACACCGCCATTGCCAAAGGCGAACTTGCTGCCATTTCAGACGACCTGCCGCAGTTATTGGGACACGCACCGCTTAATTTTGAAGATGTAGTAAAGGCACAATATGCAAAATAA
- a CDS encoding co-chaperone YbbN, translated as MTDFPYIRDLNEHNLNEILQLSQASPLVITFYAPSHADSVAFVKTLEDYANQYQGQFVLAKVDCEKEQMVAAQFLIQALPTTYLFKEGQALDAFQGALEQATLQQRLSVILPKEEEIKFNQALDLLQVENYEQALPLLKEAWELSNQKNSDIALLYAETYIAMKKTEPAQQILNKIPLQDRDSRWQGLQAQIELLIKAADTPEVQQLQEEFAKQPSHDLALKLALQLHQANRNEEALELLFNILRQDLGAEDGKIKQEFLSILAAIGTNDPLTNKFRRLLYSLLY; from the coding sequence ATGACCGATTTTCCTTATATCCGTGACCTAAACGAACACAATCTCAACGAGATCCTCCAGCTTTCACAAGCATCTCCTCTCGTTATCACCTTTTATGCGCCAAGCCATGCAGATTCTGTGGCGTTTGTGAAGACCTTGGAAGATTATGCCAACCAATATCAAGGGCAATTTGTATTAGCGAAGGTGGATTGTGAAAAAGAACAAATGGTGGCGGCACAATTCCTTATTCAAGCCTTGCCGACCACTTATTTATTCAAAGAAGGTCAAGCGTTAGACGCGTTTCAAGGGGCGTTGGAGCAGGCTACGTTGCAACAACGTTTGAGTGTTATTTTACCGAAAGAGGAAGAAATTAAATTCAATCAGGCGTTGGATTTGTTGCAGGTGGAAAACTATGAACAGGCGTTGCCATTGCTAAAAGAGGCATGGGAATTATCGAATCAAAAAAATAGCGATATTGCCCTGCTCTATGCGGAAACTTATATCGCCATGAAGAAAACCGAACCGGCACAGCAGATTTTGAACAAGATCCCGCTACAAGATCGCGATAGCCGTTGGCAAGGCTTACAGGCTCAAATTGAGTTGTTAATTAAAGCCGCCGACACCCCTGAAGTTCAGCAATTACAAGAAGAATTTGCCAAACAACCAAGCCATGATTTGGCGCTGAAACTGGCGTTACAATTACACCAAGCCAACCGCAACGAAGAAGCCTTGGAGTTATTGTTTAACATTTTACGACAAGATTTGGGCGCGGAAGACGGCAAAATTAAGCAGGAATTTTTATCTATTTTAGCTGCTATCGGCACAAATGATCCGCTAACCAATAAGTTTCGCCGATTGCTCTATTCATTGTTGTACTAA
- the trxB gene encoding thioredoxin-disulfide reductase, translating into MSDIKYTKLLILGSGPAGYTAAIYAARANLNPVLVTGLQQGGQLTTTTEIENWPGDFGETTGPELVQRMLQHAEKFETEIVFDHINRVDLSSRPFKLYGDAQTFSCDALIIATGASARYLGLPSEENYKGRGVSACATCDGFFYRNKPVAVVGGGNAAVEEALYLANIAGEVHLIHRRDSFRAEKILIDRLYKKVEEGKIILHTNRTLDEVLGDDMGVTGVRLRDVQSGAKEDVVLDGIFIAIGHAPNTEIFQGQLELNNGYIVVKSGLEGNATATSVEGVFAAGDVMDHNYRQAITSAGTGCMAALDAERFLDTQ; encoded by the coding sequence ATGTCAGATATTAAATATACTAAACTATTAATTTTGGGTTCAGGCCCGGCAGGTTATACTGCTGCGATTTATGCGGCACGTGCCAATTTAAATCCTGTATTGGTGACCGGCTTACAACAAGGTGGTCAATTAACCACCACGACAGAAATCGAAAACTGGCCGGGTGATTTTGGGGAAACAACCGGCCCGGAATTAGTGCAAAGAATGTTGCAGCACGCAGAAAAATTCGAAACGGAAATCGTGTTTGATCACATCAACCGTGTTGATTTATCTTCCCGTCCATTCAAACTTTATGGTGACGCTCAAACTTTTAGTTGCGACGCCTTAATTATTGCGACTGGCGCTTCCGCCCGTTATTTGGGCTTGCCTTCCGAAGAAAACTACAAAGGTCGTGGTGTTTCTGCCTGTGCAACTTGCGACGGTTTCTTCTATCGCAATAAACCGGTTGCCGTAGTGGGCGGTGGCAATGCTGCAGTGGAAGAAGCGTTATATTTGGCTAACATTGCCGGTGAAGTACATTTAATCCACCGCCGTGACAGCTTCCGTGCAGAAAAAATCTTGATCGACCGTTTATACAAAAAAGTGGAAGAAGGAAAAATCATTCTGCATACCAACCGCACTTTAGATGAAGTATTGGGCGATGACATGGGCGTGACTGGCGTTCGTTTGCGAGATGTTCAATCCGGCGCCAAAGAAGACGTGGTATTAGACGGCATATTTATCGCTATCGGTCATGCACCGAATACGGAAATTTTCCAAGGCCAACTGGAATTAAATAACGGCTATATTGTAGTAAAATCCGGTTTAGAGGGCAATGCGACCGCCACATCTGTAGAAGGCGTATTTGCTGCAGGTGATGTGATGGATCACAATTATCGCCAAGCCATCACATCTGCCGGTACTGGTTGCATGGCCGCGTTAGATGCCGAACGTTTCTTGGATACTCAGTAA
- the cydD gene encoding heme ABC transporter permease/ATP-binding protein CydD, with the protein MDKSRQKYLQQWLRKQQKPIKKYLNLNILLASISSVILVAQTYLLASLLHKLIMLNEAAADLIPYFIGLVISFVLRAFILWLREKIGFKCGQLLRNIIRQQILDKIHRVGPATINNKPAGSWASIMLEQVENLHNFYARYLPQQALSAIVPIIILIAVFSLNWAAGLILMGTAPLIPVFMILVGKAAADSSQKNMATLARLSGQFLDRLRGLETLRLFDRTSEQTRHIEESTEDFRETTMDVLKMAFLSSAVLEFFTSISIALMAVYFGFSYLGQIEFGTYGTPITLFISFFCLILAPEFYQPLRDLGTYYHDRAAGIGAADAIVDFLEDDYLIAQGEKKTSFEAQSAVEISAKNVVVLSPHGKPLTEALNFHIPAHSHVAVVGQSGAGKTSLVNTILGFLPYQGSLTINGQELRELDLMQWRKHIAWVGQNPLLLQGSIKENLLLGDIQATEQEIDQALSLAQAKEFTDRLGLEAEIKEGGIGVSVGQAQRLAVARALLRKGHLLLLDEPTASLDAQSENLVLQALQTISQQQTTLMITHRIEDLKQCDNILVMQQGQIIQQGHFEQLQHEGFFAELLAQRQQDIN; encoded by the coding sequence ATGGATAAATCCCGTCAAAAATATTTACAACAATGGCTACGGAAACAGCAAAAGCCGATTAAAAAATATTTAAATCTAAACATCCTACTCGCTTCTATTTCTTCCGTGATTTTAGTGGCGCAAACCTATTTACTGGCTTCGTTATTGCATAAATTAATTATGCTAAACGAAGCCGCGGCCGATCTTATACCTTATTTTATCGGGTTAGTTATCAGTTTTGTCTTGCGTGCATTTATCTTATGGCTGCGTGAAAAAATCGGCTTTAAGTGCGGTCAATTATTACGAAATATTATTCGCCAACAAATTTTAGATAAAATTCACCGAGTCGGCCCGGCCACCATCAATAATAAACCTGCCGGCAGTTGGGCAAGTATTATGTTGGAACAGGTAGAAAACTTACATAATTTCTATGCCCGTTATTTGCCACAACAAGCGCTTTCCGCCATTGTGCCGATAATTATTTTAATTGCCGTCTTTTCACTTAACTGGGCAGCCGGTTTGATTTTAATGGGCACAGCGCCATTAATTCCAGTTTTTATGATTTTAGTGGGTAAAGCGGCAGCAGATAGCAGTCAAAAAAATATGGCCACGCTTGCCCGTTTAAGTGGCCAATTTTTGGATCGTCTGCGCGGTTTAGAAACCTTGAGATTATTTGACCGCACTTCAGAGCAAACCCGTCACATTGAAGAAAGCACAGAGGACTTCCGCGAAACCACCATGGATGTGCTAAAAATGGCGTTTCTCTCCTCTGCCGTGTTGGAATTTTTTACGTCTATTTCCATCGCGCTTATGGCTGTGTATTTCGGTTTCAGCTATTTAGGCCAAATTGAGTTTGGTACTTACGGTACGCCAATTACCCTTTTTATCAGTTTCTTCTGTCTCATTCTTGCACCGGAGTTTTATCAACCATTGCGTGATCTTGGCACCTATTATCACGACCGTGCGGCAGGTATCGGCGCCGCGGATGCCATTGTGGATTTCTTGGAAGACGATTATTTAATCGCGCAAGGTGAAAAGAAAACCTCATTTGAGGCGCAAAGTGCGGTGGAAATTTCCGCTAAAAATGTGGTGGTGTTATCACCGCATGGCAAGCCGTTGACAGAGGCATTAAATTTCCATATTCCCGCTCATAGCCATGTAGCTGTTGTCGGCCAAAGCGGTGCGGGTAAAACGTCGTTGGTCAATACTATTTTGGGCTTTTTACCCTATCAAGGCAGCTTAACCATTAACGGCCAGGAACTGCGTGAGTTAGATTTAATGCAATGGCGCAAACACATCGCGTGGGTTGGGCAAAACCCACTGTTGTTACAAGGCTCCATTAAAGAAAACTTGCTATTAGGTGACATCCAAGCCACTGAACAAGAAATCGATCAGGCCTTAAGTTTGGCACAAGCGAAAGAGTTTACCGATCGTTTGGGCTTGGAGGCAGAAATTAAGGAAGGCGGCATTGGCGTGTCCGTGGGACAAGCCCAACGTTTAGCGGTGGCTCGCGCGTTGTTGCGCAAAGGTCACTTATTACTGTTAGATGAACCGACTGCGAGCCTTGACGCGCAATCGGAAAATTTAGTGTTACAAGCACTACAAACGATCAGCCAACAACAAACGACCTTGATGATTACCCATCGTATTGAAGATTTAAAACAATGCGACAATATTTTAGTTATGCAACAAGGGCAAATCATTCAACAAGGGCATTTCGAGCAATTACAACATGAAGGTTTCTTTGCCGAATTGTTAGCACAACGACAACAGGACATTAACTAA
- the cydC gene encoding heme ABC transporter ATP-binding protein/permease CydC encodes MRALLPFIRLFKFAKWPLFLGGLLMILGLASSIGLLTLSGWFLAATAIAGFGTLFNFFYPSASVRGLAISRTVARYFEKVVTHDATFRVLAKLRVQVFSKIIPLSPAVLNRYRNSDLLNRLVADVDTLDSLYLRLVAPFISAIVVILMMTIGLSFINVPLALFIGGTLLILLLVIPIIFYRLGTKFGAKLTQSRATYRTQFVEFIQAQAELLLFNSEAKVKEKLQQTEQQWQAYQQREANLSGFSTALLLLANGLVLSITLWAASQADLGNDEYRAAFIGLFTFAALAAFEILMPIGAAFLHIGQVIASAERVSDIIEQQPLVKFSGTERVEFNTAQPLLSVQNLDFHYPQRSNPALIELNLTIQTGQKIAILGKTGSGKSTLLQLLVRNYDADQGRIVLAGKEIQRYSEQSLRQQFCFLTQRVHVFSDSLRNNLQIATHTPISDEKMMAILQQVGLEKLLQQEQGLDLWLGDGGRPLSGGEQRRLGLARILLNDAPILLLDEPTEGLDRETERKMLQAILAHSANKTLIMVTHRLTAIEQFDHLVIIDNAKLIEQGTYQDLVNKENGFFKQLTQRI; translated from the coding sequence ATGCGTGCTTTACTTCCTTTTATTCGCTTATTCAAATTTGCTAAATGGCCATTGTTCTTGGGCGGGCTGTTAATGATCTTGGGCTTGGCTTCCAGTATCGGCTTGTTAACACTTTCCGGCTGGTTCTTGGCCGCTACCGCCATTGCGGGCTTTGGCACATTATTTAACTTTTTCTACCCTTCCGCCAGCGTACGCGGATTAGCCATCAGTCGCACGGTTGCCCGTTATTTTGAGAAAGTTGTCACCCATGACGCCACCTTCCGTGTATTGGCGAAATTGCGCGTGCAAGTATTTAGCAAAATCATTCCGCTTAGCCCGGCTGTATTAAATCGCTATCGCAACAGTGATTTATTAAACCGTTTGGTTGCCGACGTTGACACCCTAGACAGCCTGTATTTACGCCTTGTCGCCCCATTTATCAGCGCCATTGTCGTGATTTTGATGATGACGATCGGCTTGAGTTTTATCAATGTGCCATTGGCGTTATTCATCGGTGGAACCTTATTGATTTTATTATTGGTGATCCCGATCATTTTTTACCGTTTAGGCACAAAATTCGGTGCAAAATTAACGCAATCCCGTGCCACCTATCGCACACAATTTGTCGAATTTATCCAGGCTCAGGCGGAATTATTGCTATTTAACAGCGAAGCCAAAGTTAAAGAAAAATTGCAACAAACCGAACAACAATGGCAAGCCTATCAACAACGGGAAGCAAATTTATCCGGATTTTCCACCGCACTTTTATTGCTTGCCAACGGTTTAGTGCTCTCCATTACCCTTTGGGCCGCTTCTCAGGCAGATTTAGGCAACGATGAATACCGCGCCGCCTTTATCGGTTTATTTACTTTTGCTGCCCTTGCGGCATTTGAAATTCTGATGCCTATTGGTGCGGCATTTTTACACATAGGACAAGTTATCGCGTCAGCTGAACGGGTCAGCGACATTATTGAGCAACAACCCTTAGTTAAATTTTCCGGTACGGAGCGAGTTGAATTCAACACCGCACAACCGTTGTTAAGCGTGCAAAATCTCGATTTTCATTATCCGCAACGAAGCAATCCGGCATTAATCGAATTGAATTTAACTATTCAAACAGGACAAAAAATCGCCATTTTAGGTAAAACCGGTAGCGGAAAATCCACTTTATTACAACTCTTGGTTCGTAATTATGACGCTGACCAAGGACGGATTGTCTTAGCCGGTAAAGAGATTCAACGTTACAGTGAACAAAGTTTACGTCAACAATTCTGTTTCTTAACTCAACGGGTACACGTATTTAGTGACAGCCTGCGCAACAACCTGCAAATTGCTACTCATACGCCAATCAGCGATGAGAAAATGATGGCGATTTTGCAACAAGTGGGGTTAGAAAAACTATTGCAGCAAGAACAAGGCTTGGATTTATGGCTGGGTGACGGCGGTCGTCCGTTATCCGGCGGCGAACAACGCCGTTTGGGTTTGGCACGTATTCTATTAAATGACGCCCCGATTTTATTGTTAGATGAACCGACAGAAGGTTTGGATCGCGAAACAGAGCGAAAAATGCTACAAGCTATTTTGGCACACAGCGCCAATAAAACTCTGATTATGGTGACACACCGATTAACGGCGATTGAACAGTTTGATCACTTGGTGATTATCGATAATGCCAAACTTATTGAACAAGGGACTTATCAAGACTTGGTGAATAAAGAAAACGGCTTTTTCAAACAACTCACACAGCGAATTTAG
- the tesB gene encoding acyl-CoA thioesterase II, whose product MNALTQLIDLLKLEKIDDLLFRGKSQDLGFRQVFGGQVVAQALSAAIQVAPEDRILHSCHAYFLSPGDSQYAIIYDVEILREGRNFTAMRVKAIQHKSPICHITASFQTQEQGFEHQSDMPQVEGPDDLMSESSVIQQMAQTIPEAVRDKFTAERPFDIRTKYLNNPFHGHKLPPQQFSWVRTNGEAPTDYRIQQCLLAYFSDFHCILTALHPHEKGFLQKGMKVATIDHSIWFHRPFNMNDWLLYAIESNNAYAARGLARGQFFSEDGKLIATTQQEGLIRYQAEEK is encoded by the coding sequence ATGAACGCATTAACCCAATTAATCGACTTATTAAAATTGGAAAAAATTGACGATTTATTATTCCGTGGTAAAAGCCAAGATCTCGGTTTTCGTCAAGTGTTTGGCGGTCAGGTCGTGGCACAAGCGCTTTCTGCTGCCATTCAAGTCGCACCGGAGGATCGTATTTTGCACTCTTGCCACGCCTATTTTTTATCACCGGGCGACAGCCAATATGCCATTATTTACGATGTAGAAATCTTGCGTGAAGGCCGAAACTTCACGGCTATGCGGGTAAAAGCCATTCAGCATAAATCGCCGATTTGCCACATCACCGCCTCCTTCCAAACACAGGAACAGGGCTTTGAACACCAAAGCGATATGCCACAAGTGGAAGGACCTGATGACTTGATGTCGGAAAGCTCAGTAATTCAACAAATGGCTCAAACGATTCCGGAAGCCGTGCGTGATAAATTTACTGCCGAGCGTCCTTTCGACATTCGCACGAAATATTTAAATAACCCTTTCCATGGACATAAACTACCACCACAACAATTTTCATGGGTTCGGACTAATGGCGAAGCACCGACGGATTACCGCATTCAACAATGTCTGCTTGCCTACTTCTCAGATTTTCATTGTATTTTGACCGCACTTCACCCGCATGAAAAAGGTTTTTTGCAAAAAGGCATGAAAGTCGCCACCATTGACCATTCCATTTGGTTCCATCGTCCTTTTAATATGAACGACTGGCTACTCTATGCCATCGAAAGCAATAACGCCTACGCAGCGCGTGGCTTAGCTCGCGGTCAGTTCTTCTCAGAAGACGGTAAACTCATTGCTACCACTCAGCAAGAAGGATTAATTCGTTATCAGGCGGAAGAAAAATAA
- a CDS encoding lipopolysaccharide kinase InaA family protein, producing the protein MSDSARSAFKEYVWQLLAEHKGERVYHFTYQKQAYWLKQPEQLRGVWRLLKPHPKQSFLNEIHSLQHFAERQAPVPKLMMFGEDYLVLEDGGHNVAYWVSRNIDNQTKQRILCDAAKALADLHRRGLVHGRPAIRDILWKDGNVLFIDFEVNAEKHSLNEQKARDLLLFIYNLCREQHLSDELICNVMRKYQAYCDPQEWDDMMHTVCHYRFIYYLLLPFKYIAKKDLIGIYRLFKNVDLVKKGK; encoded by the coding sequence ATGTCGGACTCAGCACGGAGCGCGTTTAAAGAGTATGTTTGGCAGTTGTTGGCCGAACACAAAGGGGAGCGTGTCTATCATTTTACTTATCAAAAACAGGCTTATTGGCTAAAACAGCCTGAGCAGCTACGTGGTGTGTGGCGTTTATTAAAGCCCCATCCCAAACAATCTTTTCTAAATGAAATTCATAGTTTACAGCATTTTGCCGAGCGTCAGGCGCCTGTGCCGAAATTGATGATGTTTGGTGAAGATTATCTAGTGCTAGAAGACGGTGGCCATAATGTGGCATATTGGGTCAGTCGTAATATTGATAACCAAACCAAGCAACGGATTTTATGTGATGCGGCAAAGGCATTGGCTGATTTACACCGCCGTGGTTTAGTACATGGCCGTCCGGCAATTCGCGATATTTTGTGGAAAGACGGCAATGTATTATTTATTGATTTTGAAGTGAATGCGGAAAAACATAGTCTGAATGAGCAAAAAGCCCGAGATTTGTTATTATTTATTTATAATTTATGCCGTGAGCAACATCTATCTGATGAATTAATTTGTAATGTAATGCGGAAATATCAGGCATATTGTGATCCCCAAGAATGGGATGATATGATGCATACGGTTTGTCATTATCGGTTTATTTATTATTTGTTGTTACCGTTTAAATACATTGCGAAAAAAGATTTAATCGGCATTTATCGTTTATTTAAAAATGTTGATTTAGTCAAAAAAGGAAAATAA
- a CDS encoding DUF1439 domain-containing protein, whose product MFQRLKGQFFTLFATFFLTFTLSSSAFALAIGETEINQLLARNNNYQSNYGIPGIASVDYKLHDFSAKIGQTAEKRLELSGIVDGLFKLPNNQFPAKLNLTFDTVPYYDPQKGAIYLRDIRILNWSGSPQQYMDQVQSLVPLLTTSVANYLSSTPIYTLDERNSRDAMIKKIAKGIRIEQGRLEVDTLENAFGN is encoded by the coding sequence ATGTTTCAACGTTTAAAAGGTCAATTTTTCACGCTTTTTGCGACGTTTTTTCTCACATTCACCCTATCCTCTTCCGCCTTCGCATTAGCCATCGGAGAAACTGAAATTAACCAATTATTAGCCCGCAACAATAATTACCAAAGCAACTATGGCATTCCTGGTATTGCCAGCGTAGATTACAAGCTACATGACTTTAGCGCAAAAATCGGACAAACCGCAGAAAAACGCCTAGAACTCAGCGGTATTGTTGACGGCTTATTTAAGCTGCCAAACAATCAATTTCCCGCTAAATTAAACCTAACCTTCGACACCGTGCCTTATTACGATCCTCAAAAAGGTGCCATTTATTTAAGAGATATTCGCATACTCAACTGGTCCGGCTCTCCGCAGCAATATATGGATCAAGTGCAAAGCTTAGTTCCCTTACTCACAACCAGCGTAGCAAATTATTTAAGCAGTACCCCAATCTACACGTTAGATGAGCGCAACTCACGAGACGCTATGATCAAAAAAATCGCCAAAGGCATCCGGATTGAACAAGGTCGCTTGGAAGTAGATACGCTTGAGAATGCATTTGGGAATTAG